In one Gemmatimonadaceae bacterium genomic region, the following are encoded:
- a CDS encoding PIG-L family deacetylase: MHVRHAIVALALTAAGALHSLPAQDRGAAALGQLVEGLPVAVRVLVIGAHPDDEDTRLITWLTRGHHVDVAYLSLTRGDGGQNLIGDELGDALGVIRTEELLAARRIDGAHQYFTRAYDFGFSKSSAESFQHWPHDSVLEDVVTVVRAFRPQVIVSVFSGTPRDGHGQHQVAGIVAREAYDAAMDTVRFPRSATAGYGAWTPLKFYRARSYFNGEGATFTYNAGELDPVLGKSFAEIAAESRSQHKSQGFGVIARLGAQTGSLAREGSRASGAPADAKRERSIFDGIDTTWRRLLPLVSRPADKTAVERLLAATIDARRQLSLYHPSTGVPALERAHAALVQLVADAQAAPQSMNGDVLVSVADGLQRVTRALLMARGIAIEATVQRDEVALGDSIPVDVTVYNRGTGRVTLESASAAADRSSGAGSAPARLQAAIAPDSSHSDTVYVHGDSISQPWWLATPRRGDMFSVPIDGRSDDVRDAGIHVRVALDDGHLVTDVPVVRRYADPVRGAVERPLMVVPAIAVTLDRTVELARANTPLDRNVQVHLISGVTQTRDVEVSLTLPSGLHADSSTRTTHLGGFDATATVSFAISGQLTPGQHEIAAVARSGGNTYSIGYVPIEYSHIRPQKLYRRAALTVDAVDAALPPRLDVAYVRGVGDNVAPMLQELGVPLTVLDPAHLATVDLSQFTDLVIGTRAYEAHPELAAANARLLDWVRHGGTMVVQYGQYEMTAPGRLPYPISLSRPAARVTDENAPVRILLPNDPVLTWPNRITADDWTGWVQERSLYMPSTIDAHYTTPISMNDPGEPANSGAILETRLGAGTYVYTTLSLFRQLPAGNPGASRLFLNLLGVGEAPRAAGTADGAQTPR; this comes from the coding sequence ATGCACGTACGCCACGCCATCGTCGCTCTCGCGTTGACCGCCGCAGGTGCCCTGCATTCGCTGCCGGCGCAGGACCGGGGCGCGGCCGCGTTGGGCCAGCTCGTCGAAGGACTGCCGGTCGCGGTTCGCGTGCTCGTGATCGGCGCGCACCCCGATGACGAGGACACGCGTCTCATCACGTGGCTCACGCGCGGCCATCACGTCGACGTCGCCTACCTCTCGCTCACCCGCGGCGACGGCGGCCAGAATCTCATCGGCGACGAGTTGGGCGATGCGTTAGGCGTTATCCGCACCGAAGAGCTCCTGGCCGCGAGGCGCATCGACGGCGCCCACCAGTATTTCACGCGCGCCTACGACTTCGGCTTCTCGAAGAGCAGCGCCGAGTCCTTCCAGCACTGGCCGCACGATTCCGTGCTCGAGGATGTGGTCACGGTCGTGCGGGCGTTTCGCCCGCAGGTGATCGTATCCGTGTTCTCCGGCACGCCGCGCGACGGACACGGCCAGCACCAGGTGGCCGGCATCGTCGCCCGCGAGGCGTACGACGCGGCCATGGATACGGTACGGTTTCCCAGATCGGCGACCGCCGGCTACGGCGCCTGGACGCCGCTCAAGTTTTACCGCGCGCGGTCATACTTCAACGGCGAGGGAGCGACCTTCACGTACAACGCCGGCGAGCTCGATCCGGTGTTAGGCAAATCGTTCGCCGAGATCGCCGCCGAGAGTCGCTCGCAGCACAAATCACAGGGCTTCGGCGTGATCGCGCGACTGGGCGCCCAGACGGGCTCGCTCGCCCGCGAAGGGTCCCGCGCTTCGGGCGCGCCCGCCGACGCCAAACGCGAGCGCTCGATCTTCGATGGGATCGACACCACGTGGCGCCGCCTCCTTCCGTTAGTGAGCCGGCCGGCCGACAAGACCGCCGTCGAGCGGCTGCTCGCGGCGACGATCGATGCCCGTCGACAGCTCAGCCTCTACCATCCCAGCACAGGCGTGCCCGCGCTCGAGCGGGCGCACGCCGCGCTCGTGCAGCTCGTCGCCGATGCGCAGGCCGCGCCCCAGTCGATGAACGGCGACGTGCTCGTCTCGGTGGCCGACGGCCTCCAGCGCGTGACGCGGGCGCTGCTCATGGCGCGCGGCATCGCGATCGAAGCCACGGTGCAACGCGATGAAGTCGCGTTAGGCGATTCGATTCCCGTCGACGTCACCGTCTACAATCGCGGCACGGGGCGCGTGACGCTGGAGTCGGCATCGGCCGCCGCCGACAGGTCGAGCGGCGCCGGCTCCGCTCCGGCGCGCCTGCAAGCGGCGATCGCGCCCGACAGCTCGCACTCGGACACCGTGTACGTGCACGGCGATTCGATCTCGCAACCGTGGTGGCTGGCCACGCCTCGACGCGGTGACATGTTCAGCGTGCCAATCGACGGCCGATCGGACGACGTGCGCGACGCCGGCATTCACGTGCGCGTCGCGCTGGATGACGGCCACCTCGTGACCGATGTGCCGGTCGTGCGCCGATACGCCGATCCCGTGCGCGGCGCCGTCGAGCGGCCGCTCATGGTCGTGCCCGCAATCGCCGTGACGCTCGATCGCACCGTCGAGCTCGCGCGGGCGAATACGCCGCTCGACCGCAACGTCCAGGTGCATCTCATCTCCGGCGTCACCCAGACGCGTGACGTTGAGGTGTCGCTGACGCTGCCGAGTGGCCTGCACGCCGACTCGAGCACGCGCACGACACACCTGGGCGGATTCGATGCGACGGCGACGGTGTCATTCGCGATTTCGGGTCAGCTGACCCCGGGCCAGCACGAAATTGCCGCCGTGGCGCGCAGCGGTGGGAACACATATTCGATCGGATACGTGCCGATCGAGTATTCGCACATTCGCCCGCAGAAGCTGTATCGACGAGCGGCGCTCACTGTGGACGCCGTCGACGCCGCGCTGCCGCCGCGCCTCGATGTCGCGTACGTCCGCGGCGTCGGCGACAACGTCGCGCCGATGCTGCAGGAGTTAGGCGTCCCGCTCACGGTGCTCGATCCGGCGCACCTCGCGACGGTGGATCTGTCGCAATTCACGGATCTGGTCATCGGGACGCGCGCGTACGAGGCGCATCCCGAGCTGGCGGCGGCCAACGCGCGGCTGCTCGATTGGGTGCGTCATGGCGGGACGATGGTCGTGCAGTACGGCCAGTACGAGATGACGGCGCCGGGCCGTCTACCGTATCCGATTTCGCTTTCGCGCCCGGCCGCACGCGTGACCGACGAGAACGCGCCGGTGCGAATCCTCCTGCCTAACGATCCAGTGCTGACCTGGCCGAATCGCATCACGGCCGATGATTGGACGGGCTGGGTGCAGGAGCGATCCTTGTACATGCCGTCGACTATCGATGCGCACTACACGACGCCGATTTCGATGAACGATCCAGGCGAGCCGGCGAATTCGGGCGCGATTCTCGAGACGCGGTTGGGCGCCGGCACGTACGTCTACACGACGCTGTCCTTGTTCCGGCAGCTGCCGGCCGGGAATCCCGGCGCATCGCGGCTCTTTCTCAATCTGTTAGGCGTAGGTGAGGCGCCGCGCGCAGCGGGTACCGCGGATGGCGCGCAGACCCCGCGGTGA
- a CDS encoding MFS transporter, which produces MTSRIGAHVHKLRSGEPGKLGVLMATAFIDMVGALIIIPLLPFYAVKFGASDFMVMVLVSAFSAMQLVSAPLWGRVSDRYGRKPALLIGLGASAIAYVVFAYADSYWLLLLSRAVQGAGGGTTAVIQAYVTDSVEPRNRAKGLGWLSAATNAGVVLGPAIGSWSQGFNNHAPGLVAAVLCLLNVLFAARFLVESRVVSAADRAKPKTGSKTSTAVLRVASWRHMGDPPSRLIWMYSVGIGAFYGVNALITLYLGRAFNVTAESIGPFYSYIGALNILFRLLVLGKAVDGLGEMRTSRIGATALALGLAFIPFTSPVHIAHLTYLTIGLALALIPFGTALNFPCVTATLSRVVKDEDRGLYLGVQQTYGGLARVLYPLAAGAASDHFGIGAPFWLSAILVASTILIGRKLDRFTHYTGEHPLVPSVVEQAVKETPVIAE; this is translated from the coding sequence GTGACCTCCCGTATCGGCGCGCACGTCCACAAGCTGCGCTCGGGCGAACCCGGGAAGCTTGGCGTCCTGATGGCGACCGCCTTCATCGACATGGTGGGGGCGCTGATCATCATCCCGCTGTTGCCGTTCTACGCCGTCAAGTTCGGCGCGAGCGACTTCATGGTGATGGTGCTCGTATCAGCGTTCTCGGCCATGCAGCTCGTGAGCGCGCCGCTCTGGGGACGGGTGTCCGACCGATACGGACGCAAGCCGGCGCTCCTCATCGGACTTGGGGCGTCGGCGATCGCGTACGTCGTCTTTGCGTACGCGGATTCGTACTGGCTGCTGCTGCTGTCGCGCGCCGTGCAGGGGGCGGGCGGCGGGACGACGGCGGTGATTCAGGCCTACGTTACCGACAGCGTCGAGCCGCGCAATCGCGCCAAGGGGTTAGGCTGGCTCTCGGCGGCGACCAATGCCGGCGTCGTGTTAGGCCCGGCCATCGGCTCGTGGTCGCAGGGCTTCAACAACCACGCGCCGGGCCTGGTGGCGGCGGTCCTTTGCCTGCTCAACGTGCTGTTCGCCGCCAGATTCCTGGTCGAGTCGCGCGTCGTCTCGGCCGCCGATCGTGCAAAGCCGAAGACTGGAAGCAAAACGTCGACCGCCGTGCTGCGTGTCGCATCGTGGCGCCACATGGGCGATCCGCCGTCGCGGCTGATCTGGATGTACTCGGTAGGCATCGGCGCATTCTACGGTGTGAACGCCCTGATCACGCTGTACCTCGGCAGAGCGTTCAATGTAACCGCTGAATCGATCGGGCCGTTCTACTCGTACATCGGCGCGCTGAACATCCTGTTCCGGCTGCTTGTGTTAGGCAAGGCCGTGGATGGGCTCGGCGAAATGCGGACGTCGCGCATCGGGGCGACCGCGCTCGCGCTGGGGCTGGCGTTCATCCCGTTCACATCGCCGGTGCACATAGCCCATTTGACGTACCTGACGATCGGCCTGGCGCTCGCCCTCATCCCGTTTGGCACCGCGCTGAACTTTCCCTGCGTAACGGCCACCTTGTCACGCGTGGTAAAGGATGAAGATCGGGGCCTGTATCTCGGCGTGCAGCAGACGTACGGCGGCTTGGCGCGCGTGTTGTATCCGTTAGCCGCCGGCGCCGCGTCCGATCACTTCGGTATCGGCGCGCCGTTCTGGTTGTCGGCGATATTGGTCGCGAGCACGATTCTCATCGGCAGAAAGCTGGATCGCTTCACACACTACACGGGCGAGCATCCGCTGGTCCCATCGGTCGTCGAGCAAGCCGTGAAAGAAACGCCGGTCATCGCCGAGTAA
- a CDS encoding ABC transporter ATP-binding protein translates to MSGAAPHLVLDQLTRRFGEARPAVNAVSLEIAAGELVALIGASGSGKTTTLRMVAGYETPDAGAVLLDGRDITSLPPQRRRFGMVFQHYALFPHLTVGQNVAFGLEARGIARRERMSRAADALAGVGLAGAGGRQIQSLSGGEQQRVALARALVIEPPVLLLDEPLSNLDPTLRRSTREELRATLRRLGVTALFVTHDQEDAFAVADRVALLAAGRLLQVGTAETLYDRPANRDVATFIGRSTLVPGTFDGDSITVQLGGAARRLRAAPAPAVAHGPATAVLRPDALGFSPPDGIDAWTGVVQERRFAGALLAYRVRVAGDIDLEVHSTVRDVQPGDTVNIRVTREPVAVVS, encoded by the coding sequence GTGAGCGGCGCTGCGCCGCACCTCGTGCTCGATCAGCTCACGCGCCGATTCGGTGAAGCACGCCCGGCGGTCAATGCCGTTTCCCTGGAAATTGCGGCGGGCGAGCTGGTTGCGCTGATCGGGGCCAGCGGCTCGGGAAAGACCACCACCCTGCGCATGGTGGCGGGCTACGAAACGCCCGATGCGGGCGCCGTGCTGCTCGACGGACGCGATATCACATCGCTGCCGCCCCAGCGGCGTCGATTCGGCATGGTCTTCCAGCACTACGCGCTGTTCCCGCACCTGACCGTTGGGCAGAACGTCGCGTTCGGACTCGAAGCGCGGGGCATCGCGCGGCGTGAGCGGATGTCGCGTGCGGCCGATGCGCTGGCCGGCGTCGGGCTGGCCGGCGCCGGCGGCCGCCAGATCCAATCGTTGTCCGGCGGCGAGCAGCAGCGGGTGGCGCTCGCGCGTGCGTTAGTCATCGAGCCGCCGGTATTGCTGCTCGACGAGCCCCTGTCCAACCTGGATCCGACGCTGCGGCGAAGCACGCGCGAAGAATTGCGCGCCACCCTCCGGCGACTCGGCGTCACCGCCCTGTTCGTGACGCACGATCAGGAGGATGCGTTTGCCGTGGCCGACCGCGTCGCCTTGCTCGCTGCCGGCCGGCTGCTGCAGGTGGGCACCGCCGAAACGCTCTACGATCGGCCGGCGAATCGCGACGTCGCCACGTTCATCGGCCGCTCGACGCTCGTGCCGGGCACGTTCGACGGCGACAGCATCACGGTGCAGTTAGGCGGCGCCGCGCGACGGCTGCGCGCGGCGCCGGCGCCGGCCGTGGCACACGGCCCGGCCACCGCCGTGCTCCGGCCCGACGCGCTCGGCTTCTCGCCGCCGGACGGAATCGATGCATGGACGGGCGTGGTGCAAGAGCGGCGGTTTGCGGGGGCGTTGCTGGCCTATCGCGTGCGGGTTGCCGGCGACATCGACCTGGAAGTACACAGCACCGTGCGCGATGTGCAGCCGGGAGACACAGTCAATATTCGAGTGACGCGCGAGCCCGTGGCGGTGGTGTCGTGA
- a CDS encoding extracellular solute-binding protein — MRWRRGALLAGAVLASVALASCRRGPHRTVLTVYSPHGTDLLSFYEKEFEAAHPDVDVQSVDMGSQDIIDRLRSEKANPQADVWFGAPEEIFERAGREGLLAPYRPTWAAAVPPDSHDPNDLWYGTYLTPEVIGYNSQAVSDSAAPKDWDDVLDPRWKGKVLIRDPIASGSMRAIFGAIILRSIRETGSPNQGYDWLRRLDAQTKEYTLNPTILYQKLGRQEGLITLFDMPDLAMLRDRYHIPVKYTIPTSGTPLLVDAIALVKGGKHPAIAREYYEFVTSERALLDAADRFYRIPVRTDIPADSLPPWIREARAQIKPMPLDRAMLEQHLDAWMQYWDSHIRNSSR, encoded by the coding sequence GTGCGGTGGCGGCGCGGTGCGCTACTGGCCGGTGCGGTGCTGGCGTCCGTTGCACTGGCGTCGTGCCGGCGCGGTCCGCATCGCACCGTGCTCACCGTGTATTCTCCGCACGGCACCGACCTGCTGTCGTTTTACGAGAAGGAGTTCGAGGCCGCGCATCCTGACGTCGACGTGCAGTCAGTCGACATGGGCTCGCAGGACATCATCGACCGCCTGCGCAGCGAAAAAGCGAACCCACAAGCCGATGTCTGGTTCGGCGCGCCTGAGGAGATCTTCGAGCGCGCCGGACGCGAAGGCTTGCTCGCGCCCTATCGTCCGACCTGGGCCGCTGCGGTGCCGCCCGACAGCCACGACCCGAACGACCTGTGGTACGGCACGTATCTCACACCGGAAGTCATCGGCTACAACAGCCAGGCGGTGAGCGATTCGGCGGCGCCCAAGGATTGGGACGACGTGCTCGATCCGAGGTGGAAGGGCAAGGTGCTGATCCGCGACCCGATCGCTTCCGGCAGCATGCGCGCCATCTTCGGCGCGATCATTCTGCGCAGCATCCGGGAAACCGGTTCGCCTAACCAGGGATACGACTGGCTCCGGCGGCTCGATGCCCAGACGAAGGAGTACACGCTCAACCCGACCATCCTCTACCAGAAGCTCGGCCGCCAGGAAGGGCTGATCACGCTGTTCGACATGCCCGATTTGGCGATGTTGCGCGACCGGTATCACATCCCGGTCAAGTACACGATCCCGACGAGCGGCACCCCGCTGCTCGTCGACGCGATTGCGTTGGTCAAGGGCGGCAAGCATCCGGCGATTGCGCGCGAGTATTACGAGTTCGTGACGTCCGAGCGCGCGTTGCTGGATGCCGCGGATCGCTTCTATCGCATTCCGGTGCGCACCGACATCCCCGCGGACTCGCTGCCGCCGTGGATTCGCGAGGCGCGCGCGCAGATCAAACCGATGCCTCTCGATCGAGCGATGCTCGAGCAGCATCTCGACGCGTGGATGCAGTACTGGGATTCGCACATCCGGAATAGTTCGCGGTGA
- a CDS encoding iron ABC transporter permease, giving the protein MKRAGGARGTWMFAAPVLLVLLWSVVYPNLSIVVGSFEHGLRSWREFASSPTDLEALRTTLIIAVGSVIAAVAVGLPLAFLLTRVDFRGRRVLGAVATLPAALPPLVGVVAFLFLYGESGVITRGVQALLGLDHAPWTLNGVGAIIFVHAYTMYVYVFLFVSAGLERLDTSLDEAAAGLGASRWHALRRVTLPLLTPSIAGSMLLVFMSALGSFSAPYIFGGGLRVLSTQIVASKLNGAMDLAYVETTVLAVGAIAALILLRWFERRRTYAVSTKGTVVRARLHSPTARLLAPIVGAILVVILILPHAMVILVSFARDGTWTTQVLPPEYTIDNFRRLATDSDLLVPIWNSVSMTAIATALDIVVCFVAAYLLVLRRFRVRWLLAILVALPWAIPGTAIAIGLASTFDRTSLASARVLLVGTFWILPLAYFVRGVPLVSSATEGSLRQMDPSLEDAARGLGASWWLTMRRVVLPAARPGLVAGAMLAAITAVGEFVASIVLFTHANRPISMEILSQLRNFAFGTAAAFSVVLIALVLAITLAARWAEGRWSRAEAVVIQ; this is encoded by the coding sequence GTGAAACGCGCAGGCGGTGCCCGCGGCACATGGATGTTCGCCGCGCCGGTGCTGCTCGTGCTGCTCTGGAGCGTCGTCTACCCGAACCTGTCGATCGTCGTCGGCAGCTTCGAACACGGTCTGCGATCGTGGCGCGAATTCGCATCGAGTCCCACCGACCTCGAAGCGCTGCGCACGACGCTCATCATCGCCGTGGGCTCGGTCATCGCGGCCGTCGCGGTCGGCCTGCCGCTGGCATTCCTGTTGACGCGCGTGGACTTCCGCGGGCGCCGCGTGCTCGGTGCCGTTGCCACGCTGCCGGCGGCGCTGCCGCCGTTAGTCGGCGTGGTCGCCTTTCTCTTTCTCTACGGCGAGAGCGGCGTCATCACACGAGGCGTGCAAGCGCTGCTCGGCCTCGATCACGCGCCGTGGACGCTCAACGGCGTGGGCGCGATCATTTTCGTCCACGCGTACACGATGTACGTGTACGTCTTTCTGTTCGTATCGGCGGGACTCGAACGACTGGACACGTCGCTCGACGAAGCCGCGGCCGGGTTAGGCGCTTCGCGATGGCACGCGCTCCGCCGCGTCACCTTGCCGCTGCTCACGCCGTCCATCGCGGGATCGATGTTGCTCGTGTTCATGAGCGCGCTCGGCAGTTTCTCGGCGCCGTACATCTTCGGCGGCGGCCTCCGCGTCCTCTCGACGCAGATCGTGGCGTCGAAGCTCAACGGCGCGATGGATCTTGCGTACGTCGAGACGACGGTGCTCGCGGTCGGTGCGATCGCGGCGCTCATTCTTCTGCGTTGGTTCGAGCGGCGTCGGACGTACGCCGTGTCGACGAAGGGCACGGTTGTCCGCGCGCGTCTCCATTCGCCAACGGCGCGCCTGCTTGCGCCGATCGTCGGCGCAATTCTCGTGGTGATTCTGATCTTGCCTCACGCGATGGTCATCCTCGTCTCGTTCGCGCGTGACGGTACGTGGACGACGCAGGTCCTCCCGCCGGAGTACACGATCGACAACTTCCGCCGCCTCGCCACGGATAGCGACCTGTTGGTGCCGATCTGGAATAGCGTGTCGATGACGGCGATCGCCACCGCGCTCGACATCGTAGTGTGCTTCGTCGCCGCGTACCTGCTGGTCCTTCGCCGCTTTCGCGTGCGATGGCTGTTGGCGATTCTGGTGGCTCTGCCGTGGGCCATACCGGGCACGGCAATCGCCATCGGGCTTGCATCGACGTTCGATCGCACGTCGCTCGCGAGCGCGCGGGTTCTGCTGGTCGGAACGTTCTGGATCCTCCCGCTGGCGTACTTCGTCCGCGGCGTGCCTCTCGTGTCCAGTGCCACGGAAGGGTCGCTGCGCCAGATGGATCCGTCGCTCGAGGATGCGGCACGCGGGTTAGGCGCGAGCTGGTGGCTCACCATGCGCCGCGTGGTGCTGCCCGCCGCGCGGCCGGGGTTGGTCGCGGGCGCGATGCTCGCCGCCATTACGGCGGTCGGCGAATTCGTCGCAAGCATTGTGCTCTTCACCCACGCCAATCGGCCGATTTCGATGGAGATCCTGTCACAGCTGCGCAACTTCGCGTTTGGAACTGCCGCGGCGTTCAGCGTCGTGCTGATCGCGCTGGTGCTCGCGATCACGCTTGCTGCGCGCTGGGCGGAGGGCCGGTGGTCGCGCGCGGAGGCGGTCGTAATCCAGTAG
- a CDS encoding 2-oxoglutarate dehydrogenase E1 component, protein MSSLPITSAFNDGYIAGLYESFLRDPASVDSSWRQFFSMAQRLAGAESAAGGDATDPAYLRKVAGAAGLVQAIRQYGHLDVQLDPLGSPPLSAAELKPEFHGISNADLEKIPGAALGFPDDATAAAAVTRLRQIYSSSIGFEFEHIEEEAERDWFRRAIEGGEMRRELTPDEKRVVLRRLTEVDGLERFLGFAYQGYKRFSIEGTDALVPMLDAAIDGAARAGARQVVIGMAHRGRINVLTHVLDKPVSAIFEDFEGKHAHASAPNDSGDVKYHLGARTVRKLSTGEAVQVVLLPNPSHLEMVNPVVEGVARALQQSGSASTDPDESREEARVLPVLVHGDAAFPGEGVVAETFNLSHLRGYRTGGTLHIISNNQVGFTTDPRDGRSTYYASDLAKGFEVPIVHVNGDDAEACVVAVWLGLAYRARFGKDFLIDLVGYRRHGHNETDEPAFTQPLLYAAIRSHPSPREVWAARLVREGLLADDDAKRLDADVQAAFDRVLTQVKAAPPPAEQGNGHHAAAPDLASVTTSVPPDVLRSVNERLLTWPSEFKPMPKLAKLLERRRAALGEAGGIDWGHAEALALGSLLVQGVSVRLTGQDSERGTFSHRQAVLHDFEHGTSYAPLQHIPNAKGRFEVYNSPLSEMAVLAFEYGFSVAAPTTLVLWEAQYGDFANVAQPIIDQFIASDRAKWGQDSGVVLLLPHGYEGGGPEHSSARLERFLQLAAENNMRVAYPSTPAQYFHILRRQALASERRPLVLMQPKSLLRLPQAASHLSDLTSGAFQPVIAGAAEQGADQVRRMVLCTGKLYYDLAGQASKTGAIALVRVEELYPWPHEQIANVIDRYPALEEVVWAQEEPKNMGAWSFVAPRLRAAVGNTLPIRYIGRPERASPAEGYATSHTEQQTKIVTDALAVADPVGAAGAARG, encoded by the coding sequence ATGAGTTCTCTCCCCATCACAAGCGCCTTCAACGACGGCTACATCGCCGGCTTATACGAGTCGTTCCTGCGCGATCCCGCATCCGTTGATTCGTCGTGGCGGCAGTTTTTTTCGATGGCACAGCGTCTCGCCGGCGCCGAGTCTGCCGCAGGCGGTGACGCAACCGATCCGGCTTACCTTCGAAAGGTGGCCGGCGCCGCCGGGCTCGTTCAGGCGATCAGACAGTACGGACATCTCGACGTTCAGCTGGACCCGCTTGGCAGTCCGCCGCTCAGCGCCGCCGAGCTCAAGCCGGAATTTCACGGCATCTCGAATGCGGATCTGGAGAAGATCCCCGGCGCGGCGCTCGGCTTTCCCGATGACGCGACGGCTGCTGCCGCCGTGACGCGTCTGCGGCAGATCTATTCGTCGAGCATTGGATTCGAATTCGAACACATCGAAGAGGAAGCCGAGCGCGATTGGTTCCGTCGTGCGATCGAGGGCGGGGAGATGCGCCGCGAGCTCACGCCGGATGAAAAACGGGTCGTTCTGCGCCGGCTCACAGAAGTGGATGGCCTCGAGCGGTTTTTGGGCTTCGCCTACCAGGGCTACAAGCGCTTTTCAATCGAAGGCACGGACGCCCTGGTGCCGATGCTCGATGCGGCCATCGACGGTGCAGCGCGCGCCGGCGCTCGCCAGGTCGTGATCGGGATGGCGCACCGCGGACGCATCAACGTGCTCACGCACGTACTGGACAAGCCGGTCTCCGCCATCTTCGAGGATTTCGAGGGCAAGCACGCCCACGCGTCTGCGCCTAACGATAGCGGTGACGTGAAGTACCATCTGGGCGCCCGCACGGTGCGCAAGCTGTCCACCGGTGAGGCAGTGCAGGTGGTGCTGCTGCCTAACCCGAGTCACCTGGAGATGGTCAACCCGGTCGTCGAAGGCGTGGCCCGGGCGCTCCAGCAATCCGGCTCGGCGAGCACCGACCCCGATGAGTCGCGCGAGGAAGCGCGCGTGCTGCCGGTGCTGGTCCACGGCGACGCGGCGTTCCCGGGCGAAGGCGTCGTCGCCGAAACGTTCAACCTGTCGCATCTGCGCGGATACCGGACCGGCGGGACGCTGCACATCATCTCGAACAACCAGGTCGGGTTCACGACCGACCCGCGCGACGGCCGCTCGACGTATTACGCGAGCGACCTCGCCAAAGGCTTCGAGGTGCCGATCGTGCACGTGAACGGCGACGATGCAGAGGCCTGCGTGGTCGCCGTGTGGCTCGGCCTTGCCTATCGCGCCCGGTTCGGGAAGGACTTTCTCATCGACCTGGTGGGCTATCGCCGCCACGGGCACAACGAGACCGACGAGCCGGCGTTCACGCAGCCGTTGCTGTACGCAGCCATCCGCTCGCATCCCTCGCCGCGTGAAGTGTGGGCCGCGCGCCTCGTGCGCGAGGGTCTGCTTGCCGACGACGATGCCAAGCGACTCGATGCGGACGTGCAGGCCGCCTTCGATCGCGTCCTAACGCAAGTGAAGGCGGCGCCGCCTCCGGCGGAGCAGGGCAACGGCCACCACGCCGCCGCGCCGGACCTCGCGTCGGTCACGACGAGCGTGCCGCCGGACGTCCTTCGGTCCGTCAACGAGCGGTTGTTGACCTGGCCGTCGGAGTTCAAGCCGATGCCCAAGCTGGCCAAACTGCTCGAGCGCCGCCGTGCGGCGTTAGGCGAAGCCGGCGGCATCGACTGGGGGCACGCCGAAGCGCTGGCCCTGGGCTCCCTGCTCGTGCAGGGCGTCTCGGTTCGCCTCACCGGACAGGACAGCGAGCGCGGCACCTTCTCACATCGTCAGGCAGTGTTGCACGACTTCGAACACGGCACGTCGTACGCGCCGCTGCAACACATTCCCAATGCCAAGGGCCGCTTCGAGGTGTACAACTCGCCGCTTTCCGAGATGGCGGTGCTGGCGTTCGAGTACGGCTTCAGCGTCGCTGCTCCCACGACGCTCGTGCTCTGGGAAGCACAGTACGGCGACTTTGCGAACGTCGCGCAGCCCATCATCGATCAGTTCATCGCTTCGGACCGGGCAAAGTGGGGACAGGACTCCGGCGTCGTGCTGCTCTTGCCGCACGGATACGAGGGCGGGGGCCCCGAGCATTCGAGCGCCCGTCTCGAGCGCTTCCTGCAGTTGGCGGCCGAGAACAACATGCGTGTTGCGTATCCGTCGACGCCGGCGCAGTACTTTCACATCCTGCGTCGTCAGGCGTTGGCGAGCGAACGCCGGCCGCTCGTGCTCATGCAACCAAAGAGTTTGCTGCGCCTCCCGCAGGCAGCATCGCACCTCTCCGACCTCACCTCGGGAGCATTCCAGCCGGTGATCGCCGGCGCAGCGGAGCAGGGCGCCGACCAGGTTCGCCGCATGGTGCTCTGCACGGGGAAGCTCTACTATGATCTCGCGGGACAGGCGTCTAAAACCGGTGCGATCGCGCTCGTGCGCGTCGAAGAGTTGTATCCGTGGCCGCACGAGCAGATCGCGAACGTGATCGATCGGTATCCGGCGCTGGAGGAAGTCGTGTGGGCGCAGGAAGAGCCGAAGAACATGGGAGCCTGGTCGTTCGTCGCGCCACGGTTGCGCGCGGCGGTCGGGAACACGCTGCCCATTCGATACATTGGTCGTCCGGAGCGCGCGAGTCCCGCCGAGGGATACGCGACCTCGCACACGGAACAGCAAACGAAGATCGTCACCGACGCGCTCGCCGTCGCCGACCCCGTTGGCGCGGCGGGCGCGGCACGGGGCTGA